From Deferrisoma camini S3R1, the proteins below share one genomic window:
- a CDS encoding vWA domain-containing protein, translated as MTIPRRFLRPLLPLLLAAVAACGVEEYNPGPAQPGPAAPEVSVPVVDESSITGVDLATSVEYDAGTGEVRVFARVEDQNGDPLFDLGPENFAIILNPGTAPRPIDRDDVTVSLASSDASVVALVIDSSGSMGSGTETGQTRMQVAKEAAKLFVGLMAADDQVAIVDFDDEARILQQLTSDQTVLEETIDGFTASGATNLGGALIEAVRAVGTRPGRRAVVLLTDGDDTVDAVSGGPDVWMQDSTSTRYQGLQLAKERDLVVFTVGLGGDLSDIGKADLQTFADETGGEFFEAVTASSLLTAFGVTIPQRIEALTPIDTLELAFPNPFTLSGTLTSLDVPFVTNVTYANQNGTLRAVFSGTYTVTRP; from the coding sequence ATGACCATCCCAAGGCGTTTCCTCCGACCGCTCCTCCCCCTGCTTCTCGCCGCGGTCGCGGCCTGCGGGGTCGAGGAGTACAACCCCGGCCCGGCCCAGCCCGGCCCGGCCGCCCCGGAGGTGTCGGTTCCGGTGGTGGACGAGTCGAGCATCACCGGCGTGGACCTGGCGACCAGCGTGGAGTACGACGCCGGAACGGGCGAGGTCCGGGTGTTCGCCCGGGTCGAGGACCAGAACGGGGACCCATTGTTCGACCTCGGGCCCGAGAACTTCGCAATCATCCTGAACCCCGGCACGGCTCCACGCCCGATCGACCGAGACGACGTGACGGTCTCCCTGGCCTCGTCGGACGCGAGCGTCGTGGCCCTGGTGATCGACTCCAGCGGCTCCATGGGGTCTGGCACCGAGACCGGCCAGACCCGGATGCAGGTGGCCAAGGAGGCGGCCAAGCTGTTCGTGGGTCTGATGGCGGCCGACGACCAGGTGGCGATCGTGGACTTCGACGACGAAGCCCGGATCTTGCAACAGTTGACCAGCGACCAGACCGTCCTCGAGGAGACCATCGACGGGTTCACGGCCAGCGGCGCCACCAATCTGGGAGGGGCCCTGATCGAGGCGGTGCGGGCCGTGGGCACGCGGCCCGGCCGGCGGGCCGTGGTGCTGCTGACCGACGGGGATGACACGGTGGACGCCGTGTCCGGGGGGCCCGACGTTTGGATGCAGGACTCCACCAGCACCCGCTACCAGGGGCTCCAGTTGGCGAAGGAGAGGGACCTGGTGGTGTTCACGGTGGGACTGGGGGGAGACCTCAGCGACATCGGCAAGGCCGATCTGCAGACCTTTGCCGATGAGACCGGCGGGGAGTTCTTCGAGGCGGTGACCGCTTCGAGCCTGCTGACCGCGTTCGGGGTGACGATCCCCCAGCGCATCGAGGCCCTGACTCCCATCGACACGCTGGAGCTGGCGTTCCCCAACCCGTTCACTTTGTCCGGAACGCTCACGTCGCTGGACGTCCCGTTCGTGACCAATGTGACCTACGCCAACCAGAACGGCACGCTCCGGGCGGTGTTTTCCGGAACGTACACGGTGACCCGCCCGTGA
- the aroB gene encoding 3-dehydroquinate synthase, producing the protein MRTLRVGLGERAYPVLVGSSLLDRLADLEPARGALGGRRIFLVTDRTVEGLWAEAAERALVGAGATVLGRFAMEPGEGHKNLETVAALWDALLAAGVERQDLVVAVGGGVVGDVAGFAAATVLRGVGFVQIPTTLLAMVDSSVGGKTGIDHPRGKNLIGAFHQPRLVVADPILLSTLPRREILSGLAEVVKAGLIGDPALFELLETAGPHLVEDAEVLEEAVARAVALKARVVEADEREAGERAVLNLGHTFGHAVEAAAGYGTYTHGEAVAMGLGFAARLSERLGLLAGPEAERIRAHLRAWGYRLRPEGISVETIRTALRHDKKSRGGEPRWVLLRAVGRAEWGHRVPADLLADLLAETVHEP; encoded by the coding sequence GTGAGAACCCTGCGGGTGGGGCTGGGGGAGAGGGCTTACCCGGTCCTGGTGGGGTCGAGCCTGCTGGATCGCCTGGCCGACCTGGAGCCGGCCCGGGGGGCGTTGGGGGGGCGACGGATCTTCCTGGTGACCGACCGCACGGTCGAGGGGCTGTGGGCCGAGGCGGCCGAGCGGGCGCTCGTGGGAGCGGGGGCGACGGTCCTCGGCCGGTTTGCCATGGAGCCGGGCGAGGGGCACAAGAACTTGGAGACCGTGGCCGCCCTGTGGGACGCCCTTCTGGCCGCCGGGGTCGAGCGGCAGGACCTGGTCGTGGCCGTCGGGGGGGGCGTGGTGGGGGACGTGGCCGGATTCGCGGCCGCCACCGTTCTCCGGGGCGTCGGATTCGTCCAGATCCCAACCACGCTCCTCGCCATGGTGGACTCGAGCGTGGGGGGAAAGACCGGTATCGACCACCCCCGGGGCAAGAACCTGATCGGAGCGTTCCACCAGCCCCGGCTCGTGGTGGCCGACCCGATCCTTCTCTCCACCTTGCCCCGCCGGGAGATCCTGTCGGGCCTGGCCGAGGTGGTGAAGGCGGGGCTCATCGGCGACCCGGCGTTGTTCGAGCTCCTCGAGACCGCCGGGCCGCACCTGGTGGAGGACGCCGAGGTCCTGGAGGAGGCGGTGGCCCGGGCCGTGGCCCTCAAGGCCCGGGTGGTCGAGGCGGACGAGCGCGAAGCCGGGGAGCGGGCCGTCCTCAACCTGGGGCACACTTTCGGCCACGCTGTGGAAGCGGCGGCAGGGTATGGGACCTACACCCACGGAGAGGCCGTGGCCATGGGCCTCGGGTTTGCGGCCCGTCTCTCCGAGCGGCTTGGGCTGCTGGCGGGCCCCGAGGCGGAGCGGATCCGGGCGCACCTGCGGGCGTGGGGGTACAGGTTAAGGCCCGAAGGGATTTCGGTCGAAACGATCCGTACGGCCCTTCGCCACGACAAGAAGAGCCGGGGCGGCGAGCCCCGGTGGGTGCTGCTGCGGGCCGTCGGCCGGGCCGAGTGGGGGCACCGGGTGCCTGCCGACCTGCTCGCCGACCTGCTCGCGGAGACGGTACACGAGCCATGA
- a CDS encoding shikimate kinase — protein sequence MGRNIVLTGFMAAGKSAVGRRVAERLGWGFVDLDAEIERAAGRSIPEIFSGEGEEGFRRWEAEALARVLGEDRRVIATGGGVLLRKENQRLLQEHLVINLRVSADEAVARAAASSTPRPLLGGPDPLGRARELLARRAGLYDAVAIQVETEGRSLPEVVEEVWQRVRQEMGP from the coding sequence GTGGGTCGAAACATCGTCCTGACCGGTTTCATGGCCGCGGGCAAGTCGGCCGTGGGGCGCCGGGTGGCGGAGCGCCTGGGGTGGGGGTTCGTGGACCTGGACGCCGAGATCGAGCGGGCCGCGGGCCGCTCGATCCCGGAGATCTTCTCCGGGGAGGGGGAAGAGGGGTTTCGGCGGTGGGAGGCCGAGGCCCTGGCCCGGGTGCTCGGGGAGGACCGGCGGGTGATCGCCACCGGCGGCGGGGTGCTGCTGCGGAAGGAGAACCAGAGGCTTTTGCAGGAACACCTGGTGATCAACCTGCGGGTGAGCGCCGACGAGGCGGTGGCCCGGGCCGCGGCGAGCTCCACCCCGCGCCCGCTGCTGGGTGGCCCGGATCCGCTGGGCCGGGCCCGGGAGCTCCTGGCCCGACGGGCGGGCCTGTACGACGCCGTGGCGATCCAGGTGGAGACCGAGGGGCGGTCGCTTCCCGAGGTGGTCGAAGAGGTGTGGCAACGGGTGCGCCAGGAGATGGGGCCGTGA
- the aroC gene encoding chorismate synthase, producing the protein MRYRTAGESHGPVLIAVVEGVPAGLPLDPSEIDRDLARRQGGYGRGGRMKIEADRVEILAGVRWGETTGAPVVLAVRNRDWRNWQQGMSPSPEHRGAVPPVTRVRPGHADLPGALKHDLDDARNVLERASARETAARVAAGGVAKALLAEVGIRVGSFVTSVGSVEAAWEDPFPELHARAETARIRMPDPHADEAACRAVDQARAAGDTLGGTFVVFATGVPVGLGTHVVPEGRLDARLAAAFLAIPAIKGFEVGIGFEGARLPGSRVHDEILPGGPGDGRRGGVRRPTNRAGGIEGGITNGEEVWVRAAMKPIPTLMRPLRTVDLVTGRPHEASTERSDVCAVAAASVVGEAVLAFELARALVEKFGGDSVADLKGALESYLDRINRRWVETSS; encoded by the coding sequence ATGCGCTACCGGACGGCCGGGGAGTCCCACGGGCCGGTCCTGATCGCGGTGGTGGAGGGGGTGCCGGCGGGCCTGCCCTTGGATCCGTCCGAGATCGACCGGGACCTGGCCCGCCGCCAGGGTGGCTACGGCCGGGGCGGCCGCATGAAGATCGAGGCCGACCGGGTGGAGATCCTGGCCGGCGTGCGCTGGGGAGAGACCACCGGAGCCCCGGTGGTGCTCGCCGTGCGGAACCGGGACTGGAGAAACTGGCAGCAGGGCATGAGCCCTTCCCCGGAGCACCGGGGTGCGGTCCCGCCGGTGACCCGGGTGCGGCCGGGCCACGCCGACCTGCCCGGCGCGCTCAAGCACGACCTGGACGACGCCCGCAACGTGCTGGAACGCGCCAGCGCCCGGGAGACCGCGGCCCGGGTGGCGGCCGGTGGGGTCGCCAAGGCCCTCCTCGCCGAGGTCGGGATCCGGGTCGGGTCGTTCGTCACCTCGGTGGGGTCGGTGGAGGCGGCGTGGGAAGACCCCTTCCCCGAACTCCATGCCCGGGCGGAGACGGCTCGGATCCGGATGCCGGACCCGCACGCCGACGAGGCCGCCTGCCGAGCCGTGGACCAGGCCCGGGCCGCCGGAGACACCCTGGGGGGCACGTTCGTCGTGTTCGCCACCGGCGTCCCGGTGGGGCTGGGGACCCACGTGGTGCCCGAGGGCCGGCTGGACGCCCGGCTCGCAGCCGCGTTTCTCGCCATCCCGGCGATCAAGGGGTTCGAGGTGGGCATCGGGTTCGAGGGCGCCCGGCTCCCCGGCAGTCGGGTCCACGACGAGATCCTGCCGGGCGGGCCGGGGGACGGCCGGCGGGGTGGGGTGCGGCGGCCGACGAACCGGGCGGGAGGGATCGAAGGGGGCATCACCAACGGTGAGGAGGTGTGGGTGCGGGCGGCCATGAAGCCGATCCCCACCCTGATGCGGCCGTTGCGCACGGTGGACCTGGTCACCGGCCGCCCCCACGAGGCCTCGACCGAGCGCAGCGACGTGTGCGCCGTGGCAGCGGCGAGCGTGGTGGGCGAGGCCGTGCTGGCCTTCGAGTTGGCTCGGGCGCTCGTCGAGAAGTTCGGGGGGGACAGCGTGGCCGATCTCAAAGGGGCACTGGAATCCTACCTCGACCGGATCAATCGGCGGTGGGTCGAAACATCGTCCTGA
- the pilQ gene encoding type IV pilus secretin PilQ → MSQSIRRPSAWKTVWGAALGATLAACAAPQPRTSAEPPAPVAPAAEAQRVRITGLSISPQDTGDRIHLEADGTPAHRLRVSDAPPQVSLRLDGVTLEGVAPRVDVGDGVIEALEARALPEGAAEITVRPTGPVEAVAEPVPGGLDLVVRLRATESRTAMPSGGEMRQEVVEPLAGNQGLRFRFGQEPTNLAAFLLSDGRRLVIDAEGVSLPAAQVTKDLEGPVVRVRLGRQEGRVRAVVEAKDPSVLKGYRLEKVSEGFVLKLGEPAEAPKPEPKAARAPAAQKAEEARPAATEARWESLAGGGRVSDLGFRQDADWSRIELAFTKPAPHRVVEAGPERIVVDIPATTLPKRFRRALDTSAFPGAVKLVAAYPRGSDTRLVVDLRKPAPFRIERDATHLTVLVAGGSTAPPETGVAAVRREEDQIVLVEGEPAGAEEAPAGEEAEGGGPIYTGRRLSMDFVDADIRNVLRLIGEVSGLNLVAGDDVQGKVTVRLVDVPWDQALDVILKTRGLDKVREGNVIRIAPAERLAQERARRLEQEKAEKEQAPLVTDIVAVNYASAQELSDKVKAVLSDRGSVSVDERTNSILIKDVAERLEEARELVRRLDTQTPQVLIEARIVEVSSTFAKDLGIQWGGRFEASPRTGAATDWAFPHSIGISGDTGVGNFAVNFPSAGGAGGPGGALALTLGHVNDVFSLDLRLSAIETSGKGRVISSPRVTTLDNKTAEISQGVEIPFTTATEEKIETQSIEYKLRLNVTPHVTADRSIIMKIDLSKEDPSATFQAVDSRTPGKETRAATTEVLVKDGETTVIGGIITNRQSNVESGIPWLSKLPFVGWMFKSKNNRMDKTELIIFITPKIVNPPALETAAQNP, encoded by the coding sequence ATGAGCCAATCGATACGGCGCCCGAGCGCCTGGAAGACGGTGTGGGGGGCGGCCCTGGGGGCCACGTTGGCGGCGTGCGCCGCACCGCAGCCCCGTACGAGCGCCGAACCCCCGGCCCCGGTAGCCCCGGCGGCCGAGGCGCAACGGGTGCGCATCACCGGCCTGTCGATCTCCCCTCAGGACACGGGCGACCGGATCCATCTGGAGGCGGACGGCACCCCGGCCCACCGGCTGCGCGTGTCCGACGCGCCTCCCCAGGTTTCGCTGCGGCTCGACGGGGTGACCCTAGAGGGGGTGGCCCCCAGGGTGGACGTGGGCGACGGCGTGATCGAGGCCCTGGAGGCCCGGGCCCTGCCGGAGGGGGCTGCGGAGATCACGGTGCGGCCAACCGGGCCGGTGGAGGCCGTGGCCGAGCCGGTCCCTGGCGGGCTCGACCTGGTGGTGCGGTTGCGAGCCACGGAGTCCCGGACCGCGATGCCCTCCGGGGGCGAGATGCGCCAGGAGGTGGTGGAGCCGCTGGCCGGGAACCAGGGCCTGCGGTTCCGGTTCGGCCAAGAACCCACGAACCTGGCCGCCTTCCTGCTCTCGGACGGCCGAAGGCTCGTGATCGACGCCGAGGGCGTGTCCCTCCCCGCGGCCCAGGTCACCAAGGACCTGGAGGGCCCGGTGGTGAGGGTGCGCCTGGGCCGCCAGGAGGGGCGGGTCCGGGCGGTGGTGGAGGCGAAGGACCCCTCGGTGTTGAAGGGGTACCGGCTCGAGAAGGTGTCGGAAGGGTTCGTGCTGAAGCTGGGCGAGCCCGCCGAGGCCCCGAAGCCCGAGCCGAAGGCGGCTCGCGCTCCCGCCGCCCAGAAGGCCGAGGAGGCCCGGCCCGCCGCTACCGAAGCCCGGTGGGAGAGCCTGGCCGGGGGCGGCAGGGTGAGCGACCTGGGCTTCCGCCAGGACGCCGACTGGAGCCGGATCGAGCTGGCGTTCACGAAGCCGGCGCCCCACCGGGTGGTGGAGGCCGGGCCGGAGCGGATCGTGGTGGACATCCCGGCCACCACCCTGCCCAAACGGTTCAGGCGGGCCCTCGACACCTCGGCGTTTCCCGGCGCCGTCAAGCTGGTGGCCGCCTATCCCAGGGGCAGCGATACCCGGCTGGTGGTGGATCTGCGAAAACCCGCCCCGTTCCGGATCGAGCGGGACGCAACCCACCTGACCGTCCTGGTGGCGGGGGGCTCGACCGCGCCGCCCGAGACCGGGGTGGCTGCGGTGCGGCGGGAAGAGGACCAGATCGTGCTCGTGGAGGGCGAACCCGCCGGGGCCGAGGAGGCGCCGGCCGGCGAAGAGGCGGAGGGAGGAGGGCCGATCTACACGGGCCGGCGGCTCTCGATGGACTTCGTGGACGCCGACATCCGCAACGTGCTGCGGCTGATCGGGGAGGTGAGCGGGCTGAACCTGGTGGCCGGGGACGACGTGCAGGGTAAGGTAACGGTGCGGCTGGTGGACGTGCCCTGGGACCAGGCCTTGGACGTGATTCTGAAGACCCGGGGGCTCGACAAGGTGCGCGAGGGCAACGTGATCCGGATCGCCCCGGCCGAGCGGCTCGCCCAGGAGCGGGCCCGGAGGCTCGAGCAGGAAAAGGCGGAGAAGGAGCAGGCCCCGCTGGTCACGGACATCGTGGCGGTGAACTACGCCTCGGCCCAGGAGCTGTCGGACAAGGTCAAGGCCGTGCTGTCGGATCGGGGCTCGGTCTCGGTGGACGAGCGGACCAACTCCATCCTGATCAAGGACGTGGCCGAGCGGCTCGAGGAGGCCCGGGAGCTCGTGCGCCGGCTCGACACCCAGACCCCCCAGGTGTTGATCGAGGCCCGGATCGTGGAGGTGTCGTCCACCTTCGCGAAGGACCTGGGGATCCAGTGGGGGGGGCGGTTCGAGGCGAGCCCCCGCACGGGCGCGGCAACGGACTGGGCGTTCCCCCACTCGATCGGGATCTCCGGAGACACGGGTGTGGGCAACTTCGCGGTGAACTTCCCGAGCGCCGGCGGGGCTGGCGGGCCGGGCGGGGCGTTGGCCCTCACCCTGGGCCACGTGAACGACGTGTTCTCCCTGGATCTTCGGCTCTCGGCCATCGAGACCTCGGGCAAGGGCCGGGTGATCTCGTCGCCCAGGGTGACCACCCTCGACAACAAGACGGCCGAGATCAGCCAGGGTGTGGAGATCCCGTTCACCACGGCCACCGAGGAGAAGATCGAGACCCAGTCCATCGAGTACAAGCTGCGGCTCAACGTGACCCCCCACGTCACGGCCGACCGGTCCATCATCATGAAGATCGACCTGTCCAAAGAGGATCCCTCCGCCACGTTCCAGGCGGTGGACTCCCGGACCCCGGGCAAGGAGACCCGGGCGGCCACCACCGAGGTCCTGGTAAAGGACGGCGAGACCACGGTGATCGGGGGCATCATCACGAACCGGCAGTCCAACGTGGAGTCGGGGATCCCGTGGCTGTCGAAGCTGCCGTTCGTGGGGTGGATGTTCAAGAGCAAGAACAACCGCATGGACAAGACCGAGCTGATCATCTTCATCACCCCGAAGATCGTGAACCCGCCGGCCCTGGAGACGGCGGCCCAGAATCCGTGA
- a CDS encoding pilus assembly protein PilP: MIPRRVRAAWWGVVLAAGLWACGGEPPPSPAPAKAPPVRKPAPKAQKAATPSAAEGAPTFVYDPEGLRDPFQPFIRIEPKKKEKKSPDVFVPKTPLQRFAVEELRVAGIVWGPGESARALVEAPDGKGYVVRVGTLVGDRGGKIVAIHPDRVVVEERVVDLLGEVQARTVDLRLHTPEDEVRP, from the coding sequence GTGATCCCCCGGCGGGTGCGTGCGGCCTGGTGGGGGGTGGTGCTGGCCGCGGGGCTGTGGGCCTGCGGCGGGGAGCCCCCGCCCAGCCCGGCTCCGGCCAAGGCGCCGCCCGTGCGCAAGCCCGCGCCCAAGGCCCAGAAGGCGGCGACCCCCTCGGCGGCCGAAGGAGCCCCCACGTTCGTGTACGACCCCGAGGGGCTGCGGGATCCGTTCCAGCCGTTCATCCGGATCGAGCCCAAGAAAAAGGAGAAGAAGTCCCCCGACGTGTTCGTGCCCAAGACGCCCCTGCAGCGGTTCGCGGTGGAGGAGCTCCGGGTGGCCGGCATCGTGTGGGGACCGGGGGAGTCGGCAAGGGCCCTGGTCGAAGCGCCCGACGGCAAGGGGTACGTGGTGCGGGTGGGGACCCTGGTGGGTGACCGGGGCGGGAAGATCGTGGCGATCCACCCGGATCGGGTGGTGGTGGAGGAACGGGTGGTGGACCTGCTGGGAGAGGTGCAGGCCCGGACCGTGGACCTGCGGCTACACACTCCCGAGGATGAGGTGAGGCCATGA
- a CDS encoding type IV pilus inner membrane component PilO, whose product MAAVVDTYLKWPASRKALLWVGFTVFVGLGYYFVGFQPRLQELRGLEDRYERLGRELRENQAIADNLPRVKEEVRHLDEKLAEALQKLPNREEIPDLLQTISDLGKDSGLEFLLFKPGGSQPKDFYAEVPLEMQVLGRYHDVAVFFDKVGRLPRIVTIVSSEFGNPKPEAGGVKLTVSCRAVTYKFLEPGEKGAADKKRKKRKGGKR is encoded by the coding sequence ATGGCGGCCGTGGTCGACACCTATCTGAAGTGGCCGGCGAGCCGAAAGGCCCTGCTGTGGGTGGGGTTCACCGTGTTCGTGGGGCTGGGCTACTACTTCGTGGGGTTCCAGCCCCGGCTCCAGGAGCTCCGGGGCCTGGAGGATCGGTACGAGCGCCTCGGCCGGGAGCTCCGTGAGAACCAGGCCATCGCCGACAACCTCCCCCGGGTGAAGGAAGAGGTGCGGCACCTGGACGAGAAGCTGGCCGAGGCCCTCCAGAAGCTCCCCAACCGGGAGGAGATCCCGGACCTGCTCCAGACCATCAGCGATCTGGGCAAGGACTCGGGGCTCGAGTTCCTGTTGTTCAAGCCGGGGGGGAGCCAGCCCAAGGACTTCTACGCCGAGGTGCCCCTGGAGATGCAGGTGCTTGGGCGCTACCACGACGTGGCGGTGTTCTTCGACAAGGTGGGACGCCTTCCCCGGATCGTCACGATCGTGTCCAGCGAGTTCGGAAACCCCAAGCCGGAGGCCGGCGGGGTGAAGCTCACCGTGAGCTGCCGGGCGGTGACCTACAAGTTTCTGGAGCCCGGTGAGAAGGGCGCGGCGGACAAGAAACGAAAGAAGAGGAAGGGAGGGAAGCGGTGA
- a CDS encoding PilN domain-containing protein, with the protein MIRINLLPVRAERRREVLRRHAVMVAVLVVALVGAIVTVDSMIRSDIAEARQRIAARKAEITRLQKVIGEVKEFRKKKRDLEEKLEVIARLEERQRGPSRVLYEIARLIPQKMWLERLRDSGGAMTLEGYAIDNQTIARFMTALERSPLFRGVRLEVTRQVNKGGVNLKSFTIQTTIVYPKAG; encoded by the coding sequence ATGATCCGCATCAACCTGCTCCCGGTCCGCGCCGAACGGCGCAGGGAGGTGCTCCGGCGCCACGCCGTGATGGTGGCGGTTCTCGTGGTCGCGTTGGTGGGGGCCATCGTGACGGTCGACTCCATGATCCGGTCCGACATCGCCGAGGCCCGGCAGCGCATCGCCGCCCGGAAGGCCGAGATCACCCGGCTCCAGAAGGTGATCGGGGAGGTCAAGGAGTTTCGGAAGAAGAAGCGGGACCTGGAGGAGAAGCTGGAGGTCATCGCCCGCCTGGAAGAGCGCCAGCGGGGCCCCTCGCGGGTGCTCTATGAGATCGCCCGGTTGATCCCCCAGAAGATGTGGCTCGAGAGGCTCCGGGACAGCGGGGGGGCGATGACCCTCGAGGGGTACGCCATCGACAACCAGACCATCGCGCGGTTCATGACCGCCTTGGAACGCAGCCCGCTGTTCCGCGGGGTGCGGCTCGAGGTGACCCGTCAGGTGAACAAGGGAGGGGTGAATCTGAAGTCCTTCACGATCCAGACGACCATCGTGTACCCGAAGGCGGGGTGA
- the pilM gene encoding type IV pilus assembly protein PilM, which produces MALWKPKNLVGLDIGSHFVKAVELRHHKGGYDLTNLGVAQLPPEAIVDGVIMDSAVVVESIRNLFSHLKIKNKNVATSVSGHSLIVKKIQLPLMTEEELEDQIQWEAEQYIPFEIEEVNVDFQILGPALEEEGQMEVLLVAVKKDIINDYAAVITEAGLTPQVVDVDAFALENIFEVSYPEHLDKTVVLVDVGASIMNINVLRNGVSTFTRDITMGGANFTEEIQKELGVSYEEAEVLKLGGHVGTLGPQDALEVLRLTTENLVLEIQRSLDFFSATSAEEEIDGLFLCGGSCRVPGLAAAVEERVGVSVEILNPFRGLRWSEKGFDPDYLEEVGPVAAVATGLALRRIDER; this is translated from the coding sequence ATGGCACTGTGGAAACCCAAGAACCTGGTGGGCCTGGACATCGGAAGTCACTTCGTCAAGGCGGTGGAGCTCCGGCACCATAAGGGCGGATACGACCTGACCAACCTGGGCGTGGCCCAACTCCCTCCCGAAGCCATCGTCGACGGCGTGATCATGGACTCGGCCGTCGTGGTGGAATCGATCCGCAACCTGTTCTCCCATCTCAAAATCAAGAACAAGAACGTCGCCACTTCGGTCTCCGGCCACTCTCTGATCGTGAAAAAGATCCAACTTCCCCTCATGACGGAGGAGGAACTGGAGGATCAGATCCAGTGGGAGGCGGAACAGTACATTCCGTTCGAGATCGAAGAAGTGAACGTCGATTTTCAGATCCTCGGGCCGGCCCTTGAGGAGGAAGGCCAGATGGAGGTCCTCCTCGTGGCGGTGAAAAAGGACATCATCAACGACTACGCCGCGGTGATCACCGAGGCCGGGCTCACCCCCCAGGTGGTGGACGTGGATGCGTTCGCCCTCGAGAACATCTTCGAGGTGAGCTATCCCGAGCACCTGGACAAGACAGTGGTGCTCGTGGACGTGGGCGCGAGCATCATGAACATCAACGTGTTGCGCAACGGGGTGAGCACCTTCACCCGAGACATCACCATGGGCGGCGCCAACTTCACGGAGGAGATCCAGAAGGAGCTCGGGGTGAGCTATGAGGAGGCCGAGGTGCTGAAGCTCGGCGGCCACGTGGGAACCCTGGGGCCCCAGGACGCCCTGGAGGTGCTGCGGCTCACCACCGAGAATCTTGTGTTGGAGATCCAGCGGTCCCTGGATTTCTTCAGCGCCACCTCGGCCGAGGAAGAGATCGACGGGCTGTTCCTGTGCGGGGGGTCCTGCCGGGTCCCAGGCTTGGCCGCCGCCGTGGAGGAACGGGTGGGGGTGTCGGTGGAGATCCTGAACCCGTTTCGGGGGCTCCGCTGGTCCGAGAAGGGGTTCGACCCGGACTATCTCGAAGAGGTGGGGCCGGTGGCAGCCGTGGCCACGGGGCTCGCACTGCGGAGGATCGACGAGCGATGA